The following proteins are co-located in the Leptodactylus fuscus isolate aLepFus1 chromosome 8, aLepFus1.hap2, whole genome shotgun sequence genome:
- the LOC142216442 gene encoding nmrA-like family domain-containing protein 1 isoform X1, with the protein MAGKRVVVVFGATGAQGGSVAAALLEDGTYAVRAVTRDTSKPAAVKLKKAGAEVVSADLDDEKSLEAALTGAYGAFVVTNAFEGSKKDKEVIQGKLVANLCKRLKLELVVYSGLENVKEITEGKLEVPHFDSKGEVEKYFRHIDCPMTSVRLAFYYENLLHGFKPQRNKDGRTLLLGLPMGDVPLDGISVADLGPAVVTILKSPACYKGKNIGLSAGKLTVEEYAEIMSVITKQMIKDAKILPEDYEQQGGAHNMANMFRFYMMRPDRDVVLTQKLNPKVRNFQQWMEENKKAFRSDSHGHPQ; encoded by the exons ATGGCCGGGAAGAGGGTAGTCGTGGTCTTTGGAGCTACAG GAGCTCAGGGTGGCTCAGTCGCCGCCGCTCTCCTGGAGGATGGCACCTATGCGGTGAGGGCAGTGACTCGAGACACCAGCAAACCAGCAGCTGTGAAGCTGAAGAAGGCCGGAGCGGAGGTCGTGTCTGCAGATCTGGACGATGAGAAGAGCTTGGAGGCTGCACTGACCGGAGCTTATGGGGCATTTGTGGTCACCAATGCCTTTGAAGGTTCAAAGAAAGACAAAGAGGTTATCCAG GGAAAATTGGTTGCCAATCTATGTAAACGTTTGAAACTGGAACTTGTAGTCTACAGCGGCCTAGAAAATGTGAAGGAGATAACAGAAGGAAAGCTGGAAGTGCCTCACTTTGACAGTAAAGGAGAGGTGGAGAAGTATTTTCGACACATTGATTGTCCCATGACCAGTGTCCGACTAGCCTTCTACTATGAGAACCTGCTACATGGGTTCAAACCACAGAGAAACAAAGATGGGAGGACACTTCTACTAG GCCTCCCGATGGGTGATGTACCCCTGGATGGGATATCAGTAGCAGATCTTGGTCCTGCTGTTGTGACTATTCTAAAATCTCCAGCATGCTACAAAGGAAAGAACATTGGACTCAGTGCGGGGAAGTTAACAGTGGAAGAATATGCCGAGATAATGTCCGTGATCACCAAGCAGATGATCAAAGATGCCAAG ATTCTTCCTGAAGATTACGAGCAGCAGGGAGGGGCACACAATATGGCCAACATGTTCCGTTTTTACATGATGAGACCTGACCGAGATGTTGTGCTCACCCAGAAACTCAACCCAAAAGTCAGGAATTTCCAGCAATGGATGGAGGAGAACAAGAAGGCGTTCAGGAGTGACAGTcatggccacccacaataa
- the HMOX2 gene encoding heme oxygenase 2 isoform X3: MSTAPEENGLYGAAYGDETETQPLSPTDLSELLKEGTKQSHEKAENTKFVKEFLKGRIKRELFKLATGALYYTYSALEEELDRNKDNPAIAPLYFPQELHRAESLKKDVAYFYGEDWEDTIHCSEATQAYVDRIRHLGRHKPELLVAHAYTRYMGDLSGGQVLKKVAQRALHLPSTGEGIQFYLFDNVTNAQQFKQLYRARLNTLELDEEAKKSMVEEANRAFQFNMQVFEELDKIGASIPDEAQGDSLPVHDGKGDIRKCPYYAAKGEHW; encoded by the exons ATGTCCACCGCACCGGAAGAGAATGGGCTTTATGGAGCCGCTTATGGAGACGAGACAGAAACCCAGCCCCTGAG CCCTACAGACCTGTCTGAGCTTCTCAAGGAAGGAACTAAGCAGTCTCACGAGAAGGCAGAAAATACAAAGTTTGTGAAGGAATTTTTGAAGGGTAGGATCAAGAGAGAATTATTTAAG CTGGCCACCGGCGCCCTGTACTACACATATTCTGCCCTAGAGGAAGAGCTTGACCGGAACAAGGACAACCCAGCCATTGCCCCCCTGTATTTCCCTCAGGAGCTGCACAGGGCGGAATCTCTGAAGAAAGATGTCGCTTACTTCTACGGAGAGGATTGGGAGGACACGATCCACTGCTCCGAGGCCACACAGGCGTATGTAGACCGCATACGTCACTTGGGTCGTCACAAGCCAGAACTGCTGGTGGCTCACGCCTACACCAGGTACATGGGTGACCTGTCAGGAGGACAGGTATTGAAGAAGGTGGCCCAAAGAGCTCTACACCTACCCAGCACCGGCGAAGGAATCCAATTCTACTTATTTGATAATGTCACAAATGCCCAGCAGTTCAAGCAGCTGTACAGGGCCCGACTCAACACCCTTGAATTGGATGAAGAAGCCAAGAAGAGCATGGTGGAAGAGGCGAACAGAGCCTTCCAGTTTAATATGCAG GTATTTGAGGAGTTGGATAAAATAGGAGCCTCCATCCCTGATGAAGCGCAGGGTGACAGCCTCCCAGTGCATGATGGGAAGGGAGATATTCGTAAATGTCCGTACTATGCTGCTAAAGGTGAGCATTGGTAa
- the HMOX2 gene encoding heme oxygenase 2 isoform X2, whose amino-acid sequence MSTAPEENGLYGAAYGDETETQPLSPTDLSELLKEGTKQSHEKAENTKFVKEFLKGRIKRELFKLATGALYYTYSALEEELDRNKDNPAIAPLYFPQELHRAESLKKDVAYFYGEDWEDTIHCSEATQAYVDRIRHLGRHKPELLVAHAYTRYMGDLSGGQVLKKVAQRALHLPSTGEGIQFYLFDNVTNAQQFKQLYRARLNTLELDEEAKKSMVEEANRAFQFNMQVFEELDKIGASIPDEAQGDSLPVHDGKGDIRKCPYYAAKAAAGCPLHAAVALTRRPEVKAVLAAFAAAVAATIAWYLM is encoded by the exons ATGTCCACCGCACCGGAAGAGAATGGGCTTTATGGAGCCGCTTATGGAGACGAGACAGAAACCCAGCCCCTGAG CCCTACAGACCTGTCTGAGCTTCTCAAGGAAGGAACTAAGCAGTCTCACGAGAAGGCAGAAAATACAAAGTTTGTGAAGGAATTTTTGAAGGGTAGGATCAAGAGAGAATTATTTAAG CTGGCCACCGGCGCCCTGTACTACACATATTCTGCCCTAGAGGAAGAGCTTGACCGGAACAAGGACAACCCAGCCATTGCCCCCCTGTATTTCCCTCAGGAGCTGCACAGGGCGGAATCTCTGAAGAAAGATGTCGCTTACTTCTACGGAGAGGATTGGGAGGACACGATCCACTGCTCCGAGGCCACACAGGCGTATGTAGACCGCATACGTCACTTGGGTCGTCACAAGCCAGAACTGCTGGTGGCTCACGCCTACACCAGGTACATGGGTGACCTGTCAGGAGGACAGGTATTGAAGAAGGTGGCCCAAAGAGCTCTACACCTACCCAGCACCGGCGAAGGAATCCAATTCTACTTATTTGATAATGTCACAAATGCCCAGCAGTTCAAGCAGCTGTACAGGGCCCGACTCAACACCCTTGAATTGGATGAAGAAGCCAAGAAGAGCATGGTGGAAGAGGCGAACAGAGCCTTCCAGTTTAATATGCAG GTATTTGAGGAGTTGGATAAAATAGGAGCCTCCATCCCTGATGAAGCGCAGGGTGACAGCCTCCCAGTGCATGATGGGAAGGGAGATATTCGTAAATGTCCGTACTATGCTGCTAAAG CTGCTGCAGGTTGTCCGCTCCACGCTGCTGTGGCTCTTACAAGACGTCCTGAAGTGAAAGCAGTTCTTGCTGCCTTTGCCGCCGCTGTTGCTGCCACTATCGCCTGGTACCTCATGTGA